A region from the Acidiferrobacter sp. SPIII_3 genome encodes:
- the soxB gene encoding thiosulfohydrolase SoxB, with protein MSLSRREFLQMLAVAGAAGTGLAGCSMDRMHRGESTTAAANHLYDMPVYGNVSLLHMTDCHAQLLPVDFREPNINIGVGHAWGRPPHLVGEHYLRYFKIPFGGRRANAFTYLDFTEASRRYGKIGGFAHLATLLKKVRGERAGRNLFLDGGDTWQGSATSMWTEGRDMIGAQKLLGVDAMTAHWEFTYGAKRVMQAINTELKGHIEFLAQNVNNSTWGSLVFPPYMMREVNGVPVAIIGQAFPYTPIANPAYMVPDWQFGIDQSNMQKTVDEVRAKGAHVVAVLSHNGMDVDLKMAHQVHGIDVILGGHTHDAEAEPVPVRNSGGTTLVFNSGSNTKFLLVLDLDVRGGRVKGYRSRLMPIFADLLPADPEMATYIEKVRAPYKDKLAEKLAVTEGLLFRRGNFNGTFDQLIVDAQLAVSGAQLALSPGFRWGTSLLPGEPITMEDVMNQTAITYPATTLDTYTGKQLKNTLEQIADNLFNKDPYYQQGGDMVRVGGFTYTMAPMRNIGHRISDLRLLNGKPIEPNKRYTVSGWADVYRPKHPGKKIWDVVTEYLRDQKTVRIDVPYTPRLTGITGNPGYAPWPTPKKTMTGT; from the coding sequence ATGAGCTTGTCACGACGAGAATTCTTGCAGATGTTGGCGGTCGCCGGGGCGGCCGGTACCGGACTGGCCGGCTGCAGCATGGATCGTATGCACCGCGGCGAGAGCACGACCGCGGCGGCCAACCATCTCTACGACATGCCGGTCTATGGCAATGTGAGCCTTCTGCACATGACCGACTGCCATGCGCAGCTGTTGCCCGTCGATTTCCGTGAACCCAATATCAATATCGGCGTGGGCCACGCCTGGGGGCGCCCGCCGCACCTCGTAGGTGAGCACTATCTTCGTTATTTCAAGATCCCGTTCGGGGGGCGTCGGGCAAACGCCTTCACCTACCTGGATTTCACCGAGGCCTCGCGGCGCTACGGCAAGATCGGCGGCTTTGCCCACCTCGCGACGCTTCTGAAGAAGGTGCGCGGCGAGCGCGCCGGGCGCAACCTGTTCCTCGATGGCGGTGACACCTGGCAAGGATCGGCGACCTCGATGTGGACCGAGGGGCGCGATATGATCGGGGCGCAAAAACTCCTCGGCGTCGATGCCATGACCGCCCATTGGGAGTTCACCTATGGGGCCAAGCGCGTCATGCAGGCCATCAACACCGAACTGAAAGGTCATATCGAATTCCTCGCCCAGAACGTCAATAATTCCACCTGGGGTTCGCTGGTCTTCCCCCCCTACATGATGCGCGAGGTGAACGGCGTACCGGTCGCCATCATCGGTCAGGCCTTCCCCTACACACCGATCGCCAACCCGGCGTACATGGTCCCGGACTGGCAGTTCGGCATCGACCAGTCGAATATGCAAAAGACCGTGGATGAGGTGCGCGCCAAGGGCGCTCACGTCGTTGCCGTGCTCTCGCACAACGGCATGGACGTGGACCTGAAGATGGCGCACCAGGTGCACGGGATCGACGTCATCCTCGGCGGACACACCCATGATGCCGAGGCCGAGCCCGTCCCGGTGCGCAATAGCGGCGGGACGACGCTGGTCTTCAACTCCGGCTCCAATACCAAATTCCTGCTGGTCCTGGATCTCGACGTGCGTGGCGGCCGCGTGAAGGGTTACCGGTCGCGCCTCATGCCCATATTCGCGGACCTGTTGCCGGCCGACCCGGAAATGGCCACCTACATCGAGAAGGTACGCGCGCCATACAAAGACAAGCTGGCCGAGAAGCTCGCCGTGACCGAAGGTCTGCTCTTTCGTCGCGGAAACTTCAACGGCACCTTCGATCAGCTGATCGTCGACGCGCAGCTCGCGGTATCGGGCGCGCAGCTCGCATTGTCGCCCGGCTTTCGTTGGGGCACGAGCCTCTTGCCGGGCGAACCGATCACGATGGAAGACGTCATGAACCAGACGGCGATCACCTATCCGGCGACAACCCTTGACACCTATACGGGCAAGCAGCTGAAAAACACCCTCGAACAGATCGCCGACAACCTCTTCAACAAGGATCCCTATTATCAGCAGGGCGGCGACATGGTGCGCGTGGGCGGCTTTACCTACACCATGGCCCCGATGCGCAACATCGGGCACAGGATCTCCGATCTGCGGCTCCTGAACGGCAAGCCCATAGAGCCCAACAAACGCTATACGGTGTCGGGCTGGGCGGACGTCTATCGCCCCAAGCATCCGGGTAAAAAGATCTGGGATGTGGTCACCGAATATCTGCGCGATCAGAAAACGGTACGTATCGACGTCCCCTACACACCGCGGCTCACGGGCATAACCGGCAACCCCGGCTACGCGCCGTGGCCTACCCCCAAAAAGACCATGACGGGCACCTAG
- a CDS encoding EAL domain-containing protein: MNIIPFVPVITWSTSLGTGMDTVDDHHKRLFALFDALAGCVAHGVSGNDLRGILDGLEGCTRGAFLEESALMRRWRIDADHQALHLAAHRGFAAFLGRARALVSREPAETALDALFFLAQWLLHHALEVDRHMVRQICAAQAGQVAASDGPVQKVRDALITAVTQLSDALGERTYDLSRQRQRLTDLQNLYRALVMSADVLIQGNREHEMLQNLCEQLARTVFHTAWIGRPGVNGVFDVLAISGSGAGQVEEARPRLTQERNASLVVQAWRTGMAMVCNDTLAENTLAPWHATFARNGWRSLIALPVVRAGALWAVLALASPRRQTFDEQTVDLCHRIGSLLTYGLDELDVKTRVQDMQVEESRSARTDALTGLPNRRAFNERMEQAFAGSDGEGHRLAVVMIDLDGFKLINDVHGHEAGDGILRVIAGRLRHGLRHADFVARWGGDEFVVLLDDCGCGDDVAAVLEKLGAIVREPVEIAGMPPTCLDLSAGVCIGASGPVTNPDILVRHADRALYESKERRGDRLRFWACHGEPLPRRLNRAQALVRDGDFAVLYQPIFDRRLGTVVRVEALPHLRDEAGDKLAPGQFLQDLNDDDLRQLTQGVLRQCLEDRGRLAASGLSIAMSANVDAATVDDRLVTFLREVCAGRSQDAAACLTLEIHRGGDLLGRQDTHDLLRDLRALGVRLALDDVGSLYSSLLCLKDLPIDEIKLDQAFVRTLEARPEGIVFTVAMRDLALNLGVDMVAEGVETEDIRDAISVLEVPLLQGYALARPMTLEDLAVVLGKPGCAEIRRPTSLLGVYARHREYDQWVRRHIRGRWLLPMRPEVLEVGACPVGVDLERLGFAPRHDLRVRHARYHECLGQIAQSPFDNGRARVDDAGWQAIEAAHQAFLEAILGVYRDPGRADGLEVV, translated from the coding sequence GTGAACATTATCCCATTCGTTCCTGTGATCACATGGTCCACATCCCTCGGCACGGGAATGGATACCGTCGATGATCACCATAAGCGGCTCTTTGCGCTATTCGACGCCTTGGCGGGTTGTGTTGCGCATGGGGTTTCGGGCAACGACCTGCGCGGGATCCTAGACGGGCTCGAAGGTTGTACGCGCGGCGCGTTTCTTGAAGAGTCGGCGCTCATGCGGCGCTGGCGTATCGATGCCGATCACCAGGCGCTCCATCTCGCCGCCCATCGCGGTTTCGCGGCCTTTCTCGGGCGGGCCCGGGCGTTGGTTTCACGGGAGCCCGCGGAGACCGCCCTGGATGCGCTGTTTTTCCTGGCGCAATGGCTCTTGCACCATGCCCTCGAGGTCGATCGGCACATGGTGCGACAGATCTGCGCGGCGCAGGCCGGGCAGGTGGCGGCAAGTGATGGTCCTGTGCAAAAGGTCCGGGATGCGCTCATTACGGCGGTCACGCAATTGTCAGACGCGCTCGGCGAGCGGACCTACGACCTCTCGCGACAACGCCAGCGGCTCACCGATCTCCAGAATCTCTATCGGGCGCTGGTCATGTCCGCCGATGTCCTGATTCAAGGCAATCGCGAACACGAGATGCTGCAGAACCTTTGCGAGCAGTTGGCGCGCACGGTATTTCATACCGCCTGGATCGGGCGCCCCGGTGTCAACGGCGTCTTCGACGTGCTGGCGATTTCAGGCTCCGGCGCGGGGCAGGTCGAGGAGGCGCGGCCGCGCCTGACCCAGGAACGAAACGCGTCGCTCGTCGTCCAGGCGTGGCGCACCGGCATGGCCATGGTATGCAACGATACGCTGGCGGAAAATACTCTCGCCCCATGGCATGCGACCTTCGCCAGGAACGGATGGCGCAGCCTTATCGCCCTTCCGGTGGTGCGCGCAGGCGCGCTGTGGGCGGTTCTGGCGCTGGCCTCGCCCCGCCGCCAGACATTCGACGAACAAACCGTGGACCTTTGTCATCGTATCGGCTCGTTGCTGACTTACGGTCTGGACGAGCTCGATGTGAAGACGCGCGTACAGGACATGCAGGTCGAGGAATCGCGTTCGGCGCGCACCGATGCCCTGACCGGCCTCCCCAATCGCCGTGCCTTCAATGAGAGAATGGAGCAGGCCTTTGCTGGCAGCGACGGCGAGGGGCACAGGCTCGCGGTCGTGATGATCGATCTGGACGGCTTCAAGCTCATAAACGATGTCCATGGGCACGAGGCCGGCGACGGCATTCTGAGGGTCATCGCCGGGCGCCTGCGTCACGGCCTACGACACGCGGATTTCGTGGCGCGCTGGGGCGGCGACGAGTTCGTCGTGCTCCTGGATGATTGCGGTTGTGGTGACGATGTGGCGGCGGTTTTGGAGAAGCTCGGCGCCATCGTCCGCGAGCCCGTGGAGATTGCCGGGATGCCGCCGACCTGTCTGGACCTTAGCGCCGGCGTTTGCATCGGGGCCTCCGGTCCGGTCACGAACCCCGACATCCTAGTGCGTCATGCCGACCGCGCCCTCTACGAGAGCAAGGAGCGCCGCGGAGACCGGCTGCGGTTCTGGGCCTGCCATGGCGAGCCGCTACCACGGCGCCTCAATAGGGCGCAGGCGCTCGTACGCGACGGTGACTTCGCGGTCCTCTATCAACCGATCTTCGATCGTCGCCTGGGTACGGTGGTGCGGGTGGAGGCCCTCCCGCATCTGCGTGATGAGGCCGGGGATAAGCTCGCGCCCGGTCAGTTCCTCCAGGACTTGAATGACGATGACCTGCGCCAGCTGACACAAGGTGTGCTCCGCCAATGTCTGGAGGATAGGGGTCGGCTCGCGGCCTCCGGCCTTTCCATTGCCATGTCCGCAAATGTCGATGCCGCGACCGTCGATGATCGGCTGGTGACATTTCTTCGCGAGGTGTGCGCCGGCCGGTCACAGGATGCGGCGGCGTGCCTGACCTTGGAGATCCATCGCGGCGGCGATCTTCTGGGGCGCCAAGATACGCACGACCTGTTGCGCGATTTACGCGCCCTGGGTGTGCGGCTTGCCCTCGACGACGTGGGCAGTCTCTATTCGTCTCTGCTGTGCCTGAAGGATCTTCCGATCGACGAGATCAAGCTCGATCAGGCGTTCGTCCGGACCCTCGAAGCGCGTCCGGAAGGGATCGTGTTCACGGTCGCCATGCGCGATCTGGCGCTGAATCTTGGTGTCGATATGGTGGCCGAGGGCGTGGAGACCGAGGATATCCGGGACGCGATCTCCGTGCTGGAGGTGCCGCTCCTGCAAGGCTACGCCCTGGCGAGACCCATGACACTGGAGGATCTTGCCGTGGTTCTCGGCAAGCCCGGTTGCGCCGAAATCCGGCGCCCGACGAGCCTCCTTGGTGTCTACGCACGCCACAGGGAATATGATCAATGGGTTCGCCGGCATATTCGAGGCCGGTGGCTTTTGCCCATGCGGCCCGAGGTCTTGGAGGTCGGCGCCTGTCCGGTCGGTGTCGATTTGGAGCGCTTGGGCTTCGCGCCCCGGCACGATTTACGGGTTCGGCACGCGCGCTACCATGAGTGCCTGGGGCAGATCGCGCAAAGTCCCTTCGACAACGGGCGCGCGCGGGTCGATGATGCCGGCTGGCAGGCCATCGAGGCCGCGCACCAGGCGTTTCTGGAGGCGATCCTGGGCGTTTACCGGGACCCGGGGCGAGCGGATGGTCTCGAGGTCGTATAG